A portion of the Gemmatimonadota bacterium genome contains these proteins:
- a CDS encoding HAD family phosphatase: protein MYRLLALDIDGTLLDGRREMSDATVDAVRYAAGRGVHVTVCTGRSLPSAEEAVRHLPLNVPYVLNNGAMIYDAPGRRARYLRNLPSHLAMDAVRVFRGIGFHPIVYGPLPEVQYFYYDSFDPDNHAFIDYAKQNADRVHRVDDVCAFLRQDIACITVAERNERVNSRESHIRAQLPDTGVVFEISPWDPGYHVITVMPAGVSKGDGLRRLARLLGIGLSEVMAVGDNLNDLEMLDVAGLGVAMGNGPPEILARADYVTASVDDEGVARAIERFIK, encoded by the coding sequence ATGTATCGTCTCCTCGCCCTGGACATCGACGGCACGCTGCTCGACGGCAGGCGGGAAATGTCCGATGCCACGGTCGACGCCGTTCGGTACGCGGCCGGCCGCGGCGTCCACGTCACGGTGTGTACCGGGCGAAGCCTGCCCTCTGCCGAAGAGGCCGTGCGGCATCTGCCGTTGAACGTCCCCTACGTACTGAACAACGGCGCCATGATTTACGACGCCCCAGGTCGTCGCGCCAGGTATCTGCGAAACCTGCCGAGCCATCTTGCGATGGACGCCGTCCGGGTCTTTCGCGGTATCGGGTTTCATCCCATCGTGTATGGCCCCCTGCCCGAAGTGCAGTACTTCTACTACGACTCCTTCGATCCGGACAACCACGCGTTCATTGACTATGCAAAGCAGAATGCCGACCGCGTTCACCGGGTGGACGACGTCTGCGCGTTTCTGCGCCAGGACATTGCCTGCATCACGGTCGCCGAGCGCAACGAACGGGTCAATTCCCGGGAATCACACATAAGGGCCCAACTGCCCGATACGGGGGTGGTCTTCGAAATCAGCCCGTGGGACCCTGGCTACCACGTCATCACGGTCATGCCGGCCGGCGTGTCCAAAGGCGACGGACTGCGCAGGCTGGCCCGGCTTCTCGGGATCGGGCTCTCCGAGGTCATGGCCGTGGGGGACAACCTGAACGACCTGGAAATGCTCGACGTCGCGGGCCTGGGCGTGGCCATGGGAAATGGCCCCCCCGAAATCCTCGCCCGGGCGGATTATGTCACGGCTTCCGTGGACGACGAGGGTGTCGCCCGGGCTATCGAGCGCTTCATAAAGTGA
- a CDS encoding BamA/TamA family outer membrane protein, with translation MVKGMRLPSKPTVAESGRIGSSRMRYTGTIRTLFLLAILYAFPTNAQQSLIVERIVVDGNASIAEDRILSLIETRTDSFLRPRFWQRRRINNAVWRTDLSAIESFYRNSGFLDARVRSVREEIDTDRIALRIVIDEGPRYTVRAVNLNGFGYLSEDEVRQNLITREGQVFYRLSAATDKRYIQRLADRRALLDVVVDSNIVLHVEDRTITVNFRVTEGHPVSVGTIQVRGLLKTHRNVVIRELEIQPGELYDNAKISLSQTRLFQTGLFRSVRLSPLRSDTSATVRDLVVEVTELPGGEVSFGAGYATAERFRGSFSVAYRNLLGRGITIGANGQISTLFQHVESGVTQPWLFRTRTTGILRAFFRREDRISHTEQEAGVSVAVNRELSRTYRSQLTYTLKNIEVSSLSDELAELLRSGSEVDSLRSRREGSLTGLVTYDTRDDILNPKTGFYGQFQSSVASPLLGSSTLNRSSILTVRAIARKYLSFSNAPDFSTAVSFAYVRALNENRVPLDSRLFIGGDRSVRGFGINRIGQPDGGLIAISAQHEVQIPFSRFDLALFADWGGVGKTVGSFGFGDLLLGYGAGVRVNSPIGLIRGDVGFHNQSKIDPPNSRKYDRTFFYFGLGQAF, from the coding sequence ATGGTAAAGGGAATGAGGCTTCCCTCGAAGCCAACCGTTGCCGAATCGGGTCGTATCGGCTCATCCCGGATGCGGTATACCGGTACGATCCGGACGCTGTTTCTCCTGGCGATCCTGTACGCTTTCCCCACCAACGCCCAGCAGTCCCTTATCGTCGAGCGCATCGTCGTCGATGGCAACGCGTCCATCGCCGAGGACCGTATACTCAGTCTGATCGAAACCAGAACGGACAGTTTTCTAAGGCCCAGATTCTGGCAACGCAGACGAATAAACAACGCCGTCTGGCGGACCGACCTGTCGGCGATAGAGAGTTTCTACAGGAACAGCGGGTTTCTGGACGCAAGAGTCCGGTCCGTTCGCGAAGAGATTGACACGGATCGGATCGCGCTCAGGATCGTCATCGACGAAGGTCCGCGGTACACCGTGCGCGCGGTCAATCTGAACGGCTTCGGATACCTGTCCGAAGACGAGGTCCGGCAGAACCTGATCACGCGGGAAGGCCAGGTTTTCTACCGGCTGTCCGCCGCGACGGACAAACGCTACATCCAACGTCTCGCCGATCGCCGGGCGCTGCTGGACGTGGTGGTGGATTCGAACATCGTGCTGCACGTGGAGGACCGTACCATTACCGTAAACTTCCGGGTTACCGAAGGGCATCCAGTCAGCGTGGGCACGATACAGGTCCGAGGTCTGCTGAAGACCCACAGAAACGTGGTGATCCGCGAACTGGAGATCCAACCGGGAGAACTCTATGACAACGCGAAGATATCGTTGAGCCAGACCCGGCTCTTCCAGACGGGCCTGTTCCGCAGCGTGCGCCTGTCGCCCCTGAGGAGCGACACCTCCGCCACGGTGCGGGACCTGGTGGTGGAGGTCACCGAACTGCCCGGTGGCGAGGTGAGCTTCGGCGCCGGGTACGCCACGGCCGAACGCTTCAGGGGCAGCTTCAGTGTCGCCTACCGAAACTTGCTGGGCCGGGGGATCACCATTGGCGCCAACGGTCAGATCAGTACGCTCTTCCAGCACGTCGAGTCGGGGGTCACTCAGCCGTGGTTGTTCCGGACCAGGACGACGGGCATCCTGCGCGCGTTCTTCCGGCGCGAGGACCGCATCAGCCATACCGAGCAGGAAGCGGGCGTGTCCGTGGCGGTCAACCGCGAACTCTCCCGCACCTACCGCAGTCAACTGACCTATACGCTGAAGAACATCGAGGTGTCGTCGCTAAGCGACGAACTGGCCGAGCTCCTGCGAAGCGGTTCGGAAGTCGACAGCCTTCGGTCCAGGCGCGAAGGCAGTCTGACCGGGCTTGTGACGTACGACACGCGGGATGATATCCTGAATCCGAAGACGGGTTTCTACGGTCAATTCCAGAGTAGCGTGGCCAGCCCACTGCTCGGCAGTTCCACGCTCAACCGGAGCTCGATACTTACGGTGAGGGCCATAGCCCGTAAGTACCTGTCTTTTTCCAACGCGCCGGATTTTTCCACTGCGGTCTCGTTCGCCTACGTGAGGGCGCTGAATGAAAACCGCGTACCCCTCGACAGCAGACTGTTCATCGGAGGCGACCGATCGGTGCGGGGGTTCGGCATTAACCGGATCGGCCAGCCCGACGGCGGATTGATCGCCATCAGCGCGCAGCATGAAGTCCAGATACCCTTTTCCCGTTTTGACCTGGCCTTGTTCGCGGACTGGGGCGGGGTAGGCAAGACGGTGGGTTCTTTCGGTTTCGGAGATCTCCTGCTCGGTTACGGGGCGGGAGTCCGGGTGAATTCGCCGATCGGGCTGATTCGGGGCGACGTGGGCTTTCACAATCAAAGCAAGATCGACCCGCCCAATTCGAGGAAGTACGACCGGACGTTCTTCTACTTCGGTCTCGGACAGGCGTTCTGA
- a CDS encoding 3-hexulose-6-phosphate synthase: MLLQLALDTPHADTVRRLLDETAGDVDIIELGTPLLIRYGVDIIAGIRRDHPDKKILADLKIADAGAVESGLAFDAGADIVTVLGTAHPATLREAVERAKRSGGRVMADLITVRALDEAVSLARRLDRSGLDYICLHTAFDARGPGGPGGPGGPGDSARDLEGIGQVGAAVERAGLAVAGGLDPDYIKRLIPHGPDIVIVGGYITGNADPGRAVRAVRAVRQSMETVHRADG, translated from the coding sequence ATGTTGCTCCAACTCGCCCTGGACACGCCGCACGCGGATACGGTTCGCCGCCTGTTGGACGAGACCGCCGGCGACGTGGACATCATCGAACTCGGAACGCCCCTGCTGATCCGTTACGGGGTCGACATCATCGCCGGGATCAGGCGGGACCATCCCGACAAGAAGATCCTGGCGGATCTCAAGATCGCCGATGCCGGCGCCGTGGAATCGGGCCTTGCCTTTGATGCGGGAGCGGACATCGTAACCGTGCTCGGGACGGCCCACCCGGCCACGCTTCGGGAAGCGGTCGAGCGGGCGAAGCGCTCCGGCGGCCGGGTCATGGCCGACCTGATCACCGTCCGCGCATTGGACGAGGCGGTTTCCCTGGCCCGCAGGCTGGATCGGTCCGGGCTGGATTACATTTGTCTGCACACGGCTTTCGACGCCCGGGGGCCGGGAGGACCGGGCGGACCGGGCGGACCGGGCGATTCAGCGCGAGACCTGGAAGGCATAGGCCAGGTCGGCGCAGCGGTCGAACGGGCGGGGCTGGCCGTCGCGGGCGGACTGGACCCCGACTACATAAAGCGGTTGATACCGCACGGGCCGGACATCGTGATCGTTGGAGGTTACATCACCGGAAACGCCGACCCCGGCCGCGCAGTCCGTGCGGTCCGAGCGGTCCGGCAGAGCATGGAGACTGTGCATCGAGCCGATGGATAA
- a CDS encoding HAD family phosphatase, translating into MTYDLIAIDIDGTLLTSRREVSPVTREALQRAVSAGKRVALCTGRSLNSGRAAAEQVPSSTTLVFHSGALILEHLDGPLLRAQNLPRDLAADLVDFCRRRGHDPLVYEPVPESRYIWFEYPRTANGWRERYLEANADKAFQVDGLEEVLHRDPAQIAVAGRGSSMHELKAELAEYGDRIGVILSRSTLVGDYWCMEIVPAGVSKAKALAFLGERYEIGAERMISIGDNFNDLDMIEYAGLGVAMGNAPDAVRRAADRVAPDNDADGVAHIIDTCLL; encoded by the coding sequence ATGACCTACGACCTGATCGCCATCGACATCGACGGCACGTTGCTGACCTCGCGCCGCGAGGTCTCCCCGGTAACGCGCGAGGCGCTTCAAAGGGCCGTCTCGGCCGGGAAGCGCGTGGCGCTCTGTACGGGGCGAAGCCTGAACTCCGGCCGGGCCGCGGCGGAGCAGGTGCCGTCCTCCACGACGCTGGTCTTCCACAGCGGCGCGCTCATACTCGAGCACCTGGACGGCCCGTTGCTCAGGGCGCAAAACCTGCCCAGGGACCTGGCGGCCGACCTGGTCGATTTCTGCAGGCGGCGCGGTCACGACCCCCTCGTCTATGAACCGGTCCCGGAAAGCCGGTATATCTGGTTTGAATACCCCCGTACGGCGAACGGATGGCGAGAACGCTACCTGGAGGCCAATGCGGACAAGGCCTTCCAGGTGGACGGCCTGGAGGAGGTGCTGCACCGGGACCCGGCGCAGATCGCGGTGGCCGGAAGGGGATCGTCCATGCATGAACTGAAGGCGGAGCTGGCGGAATACGGCGACCGGATCGGCGTCATCTTGTCGCGCAGCACCCTGGTGGGCGACTACTGGTGCATGGAGATCGTACCGGCCGGCGTGTCCAAGGCGAAGGCCCTCGCTTTCCTCGGCGAACGCTACGAAATCGGAGCGGAGCGGATGATCAGTATCGGCGATAACTTCAATGACCTGGACATGATCGAATACGCCGGCCTCGGCGTGGCCATGGGGAACGCGCCCGACGCCGTGCGGCGCGCCGCGGACCGGGTCGCGCCGGACAATGACGCCGACGGGGTCGCCCACATCATCGACACCTGTCTGCTGTAA
- the hxlB gene encoding 6-phospho-3-hexuloisomerase, with the protein MDNERASPPFDVVAQSILDELRQTLNQVSSDEVEALVREVTGARRVFVAGAGRSGLVMHSFAMRLAQLGLLVHVVGETTSSAIRPGDLLLIGSGSGVTDRLVRYAGKAAEAGARVAAATAVPDSPVARRADVVVVIPAPTPKSPKETSGQEQRSGQPMGTLFEQSLGVMLDACVMLLMARLGETGRSMFARHANLE; encoded by the coding sequence ATGGATAACGAGAGAGCCTCTCCCCCATTCGATGTAGTCGCCCAGTCCATCCTGGACGAACTCCGGCAGACGCTGAACCAGGTCTCAAGCGACGAAGTCGAGGCGCTGGTGCGGGAAGTCACTGGGGCCCGGCGGGTTTTCGTTGCCGGCGCGGGACGTTCCGGGCTGGTCATGCACAGCTTCGCCATGCGCCTTGCGCAGCTCGGCCTGCTGGTCCACGTGGTGGGCGAAACGACCTCGTCCGCCATCCGACCTGGCGACCTGCTGCTGATCGGATCGGGATCTGGCGTGACGGACCGCCTGGTCCGCTATGCCGGGAAAGCCGCCGAGGCCGGCGCGCGTGTTGCGGCGGCGACCGCCGTCCCGGATTCTCCCGTCGCCCGGCGGGCGGACGTTGTCGTCGTCATACCGGCGCCCACGCCGAAATCACCGAAAGAAACCAGCGGACAGGAACAACGGTCGGGCCAGCCGATGGGCACGCTCTTCGAACAGAGCCTCGGGGTGATGCTCGATGCCTGCGTCATGCTGCTCATGGCGCGGCTCGGCGAAACCGGACGGAGCATGTTCGCCCGCCACGCCAATCTGGAGTAG
- a CDS encoding LarC family nickel insertion protein, with protein MAIAYFDCFSGISGDMILGALVDAGLDFDTLNSELEKLPLDGFRLTRKTVTRQLIAGTKIDVIVRTAEGREIIEGPGESGPFHDHGEARHLEDLTSVIEGSTLDGAVRGRAIEVFDHLATAESKVHGISKQEVHLHEVSGVDAVVDVVGACIGLALLDIDRVYASALPVGRGFIHCAHGRMPVPAPGALELMRDMPVYHTGIEGELVTPTGAAFLKATANGHGVLPRMILRKIGYGAGTKDLPEHPNLLRVFIGDGVD; from the coding sequence ATGGCCATAGCGTACTTCGACTGCTTCTCCGGCATCAGCGGCGACATGATTCTCGGCGCGCTGGTGGACGCCGGCCTGGATTTCGATACGCTGAACAGCGAACTGGAGAAACTCCCCCTGGACGGTTTCCGGCTCACCCGAAAGACGGTGACCCGGCAGCTTATCGCGGGTACTAAGATCGATGTGATCGTCCGGACCGCGGAGGGCCGTGAAATCATCGAAGGCCCCGGCGAATCCGGACCCTTCCACGACCACGGGGAAGCGAGGCACCTGGAAGATTTGACCTCCGTCATCGAAGGCAGCACGCTCGACGGGGCCGTCAGAGGCCGGGCCATCGAGGTGTTCGATCACCTGGCGACGGCGGAAAGCAAAGTGCACGGCATCTCGAAACAGGAGGTACACCTCCACGAAGTCAGCGGGGTGGACGCTGTCGTGGACGTCGTGGGCGCCTGCATCGGCCTGGCCCTGCTCGACATAGACCGGGTTTACGCGTCGGCGCTGCCGGTGGGACGGGGATTTATCCACTGCGCGCACGGCCGGATGCCCGTCCCCGCCCCGGGCGCGCTTGAACTGATGCGCGACATGCCGGTTTACCACACCGGAATCGAAGGTGAACTGGTCACCCCGACCGGCGCCGCGTTCCTTAAAGCCACGGCCAACGGGCACGGAGTCCTGCCAAGGATGATTTTGAGGAAGATCGGCTATGGCGCGGGTACGAAGGATCTCCCGGAACACCCGAACCTGCTCCGGGTTTTTATCGGCGACGGTGTGGACTGA